A region from the Benincasa hispida cultivar B227 chromosome 8, ASM972705v1, whole genome shotgun sequence genome encodes:
- the LOC120083395 gene encoding uncharacterized protein LOC120083395 — protein MPLPHYSSVLILTLFLFSTPSQSTKCRTSCGQIQINYPFGIDDGCGSPYYRHILDCTDSGKLELRTPSGRYPIQTISYTERHIKITDPYMWNCNDGDNFRPTRPFSLDTSTHLSLSMQNDYLFFNCSEDNVIVAPKPMFCERFPERCDSSCDSASYLCRHLPECGGGLGAASCCSYYPKATESLRLMLRYCSSYTSVYWKSIGAPDQPYDQVPEYGIRVDFDIPVSTRCLHCQDMVKGGGTCGFDTQDQGFLCLCGERNVTTFCGDHDASQQKKKFAVISGTAAAVSAGGVFVVAAAVIWFVRRVRAKAPVTCGVQSNDNRLF, from the exons ATGCCACTCCCCCACTACTCCTCTGTTTTAATCCTCACTCTGTTTCTCTTCTCAACCCCATCTCAATCCACCAAATGCCGAACTTCCTGTGGCCAAATCCAAATCAATTACCCATTTGGCATCGACGATGGCTGCGGCAGCCCATACTACCGCCACATTCTGGATTGCACGGACTCCGGCAAGCTCGAATTAAGAACCCCTTCAGGGAGATACCCAATTCAAACCATAAGTTACACAGAACGGCACATCAAAATCACGGACCCTTACATGTGGAACTGCAACGACGGCGATAATTTCCGGCCAACAAGGCCCTTCAGCCTCGACACAAGCACCCATCTCTCGCTTTCGATGCAAAACGACTACCTGTTCTTCAATTGCAGCGAGGACAATGTAATTGTGGCTCCTAAGCCAATGTTCTGTGAGCGGTTTCCGGAGCGGTGCGATTCGTCGTGCGATAGTGCGAGCTATCTGTGCAGGCACTTGCCGGAGTGCGGCGGGGGTTTGGGGGCAGCGTCTTGTTGCTCGTATTATCCGAAGGCGACGGAATCGTTGAGGCTGATGCTTAGGTATTGCTCGAGCTATACGAGTGTGTATTGGAAGAGCATTGGGGCTCCGGATCAGCCGTATGATCAGGTCCCGGAATATGGGATAAGGGTTGATTTTGATATTCCGGTGTCGACGAGGTGTTTGCATTGTCAGGATATGGTGAAAGGAGGGGGAACTTGTGGATTTGATACGCAGGACCAGGGTTTCTTGTGCCTCTGTGGGGAACGGAATGTTACTACTTTTTGTGgag ATCATGACGCATCTCAACAAAAGAAGAAGTTTGCAGTAATTTCAG GGACGGCAGCAGCAGTGTCGGCGGGCGGGGTGTTCGTAGTTGCAGCGGCTGTAATATGGTTTGTAAGAAGAGTAAGAGCCAAGGCTCCGGTAACCTGCGGGGTTCAAAGCAATGACAATAGGCTtttttga
- the LOC120083802 gene encoding putative pectate lyase 2 codes for MASNSSHLLLILLFVLSFINPSLQDYYTPDKKNMNIIDSCWRRTANNWAKNRQALADCAVGYGKDAIGGKFGTIYVVTDPSDNPSNPKYGTLRYGVIQDKPLWIVFGKDMVIVLKNELMVNSFKTIDGRGAKVEIAYGPCITVQGVSHVIIHGISIHHCKPGKAGLVRDTVSHVGKRKGADGDAIAVFGSSHVWIDHCFLARCTDGLVDVIHASTSVTISNNYFSQHDKVMLLGHNDGYTDDKIMRVTIVFNRFGAGLIERMPRVRFGYAHVANNRYDEWKMYAIGGSANPTIFSEGNYFVAPQNSNAKQVTKREVNNGWKNWKWRSSRDVFLNGAYFVPSGWGSCSPIYTKAQSFPVAPGPMVPALTANAGPLRCFVGKPC; via the exons ATGGCTTCAAACTCCTCCCACCTTCTACTAATCCTTCTCTTCGTTCTCTCATTCATCAATCCCTCCCTTCAGGATTACTACACTCCCGACAAGAAAAACATGAATATAATCGACTCGTGCTGGCGTCGAACCGCCAATAATTGGGCCAAAAACCGCCAAGCCTTAGCTGACTGCGCCGTTGGCTACGGCAAGGATGCAATCGGAGGCAAATTTGGAACCATTTACGTCGTCACCGACCCATCTGACAACCCTTCAAACCCAAAATACGGAACGTTACGATACGGTGTGATCCAAGACAAGCCATTGTGGATTGTGTTTGGTAAGGACATGGTTATTGTGTTGAAGAATGAGCTGATGGTAAATAGTTTCAAGACCATTGATGGACGTGGGGCTAAAGTGGAAATTGCTTATGGGCCTTGTATTACGGTTCAAGGGGTTAGCCATGTTATTATACATGGAATTAGTATTCATCATTGTAAGCCTGGCAAAGCTGGGCTTGTTAGAGATACTGTGTCGCATGTTGGGAAACGTAAAGGGGCTGATGGTGATGCTATTGCTGTGTTTGGTTCTTCACATGTTTGGATTGATCATTGTTTTTTAGCTCGATGTACTGATGGTCTTGTTGATGTTATTCATGCTTCCACTTCTGTCACTATCTCAAATAACTACTTCTCCCAACATGATAAg GTGATGTTGCTTGGACATAATGATGGGTACACTGATGATAAAATTATGAGGGTCACCATTGTTTTCAACCGCTTTGGTGCTGGCCTTATTGAGAGGATGCCAAG GGTTAGGTTTGGTTACGCTCATGTAGCCAACAATAGATACGACGAGTGGAAAATGTACGCGATTGGTGGAAGTGCAAACCCCACAATCTTCAGTGAAGGAAACTACTTTGTAGCTCCCCAAAATTCTAATGCCAAGCAG GTTACAAAGAGGGAAGTTAATAATGGGTGGAAGAACTGGAAATGGAGGTCCTCCAGAGATGTGTTCTTAAATGGTGCTTATTTTGTGCCATCAGGATGGGGAAGCTGCAGTCCAATTTACACAAAAGCTCAGTCTTTTCCAGTGGCTCCTGGCCCTATGGTTCCTGCTTTGACTGCAAATGCTGGCCCACTTCGTTGTTTTGTCGGCAAACCCTGTTAA